A window of Phyllobacterium sp. T1293 contains these coding sequences:
- a CDS encoding PaaI family thioesterase, with translation MNVKALTAFLEREFPQVNADGVAYTVTGAGPGYATMRLDPADKHLRPGGTVSGPTLFALADIAAYIAILAQIGPVALAVTTNLNINFLRKPELGPIDATAKLLKLGKRLAVVDISLTNGGDNELVAHATATYSIPPR, from the coding sequence ATGAATGTAAAAGCGTTAACAGCTTTTCTCGAGCGTGAATTCCCGCAGGTGAACGCAGATGGCGTGGCTTATACGGTGACTGGCGCCGGCCCAGGGTATGCCACCATGCGACTTGACCCGGCGGACAAACATTTGCGTCCGGGAGGGACCGTATCAGGCCCGACGCTGTTTGCCCTTGCCGATATTGCCGCCTATATCGCTATCCTGGCGCAGATCGGCCCTGTAGCGCTGGCGGTGACGACCAATCTCAACATCAATTTCCTGCGCAAGCCTGAACTCGGCCCCATCGATGCCACGGCAAAGCTGCTCAAGCTGGGCAAACGGCTCGCCGTGGTGGATATTTCGTTGACCAATGGTGGAGATAATGAACTCGTGGCCCATGCAACCGCGACCTATTCGATTCCACCGCGTTGA
- the rplM gene encoding 50S ribosomal protein L13 has product MATFTQKPADVTKKWILIDAEGLVVGRLASIVANILRGKHKATFTPHVDDGDNVIIINAEKVALTGKKFTDKVYYWHTGHPGGIKERTARQLLEGRFPERVVEKAIERMVPRGPLGRRQMKNLRVYAGSNHPHEAQAPEVLDVGALNSKNKRSA; this is encoded by the coding sequence ATGGCTACCTTCACTCAGAAGCCAGCAGATGTGACGAAAAAGTGGATACTGATTGACGCCGAAGGCCTCGTCGTCGGACGTCTCGCTTCCATCGTTGCCAACATCCTGCGCGGCAAGCACAAAGCAACCTTCACTCCCCACGTTGACGATGGCGACAATGTCATCATCATCAATGCTGAAAAGGTTGCACTCACCGGTAAGAAGTTTACCGACAAGGTTTACTACTGGCACACCGGCCACCCAGGTGGCATCAAGGAACGCACTGCCCGTCAGCTGCTCGAAGGCCGTTTTCCGGAACGCGTCGTTGAAAAGGCTATCGAGCGCATGGTTCCCCGTGGCCCGCTCGGCCGTCGCCAGATGAAGAACCTCCGCGTTTACGCAGGTTCCAATCACCCACATGAAGCTCAGGCACCAGAAGTCCTCGACGTTGGCGCGCTGAATTCCAAGAACAAAAGGAGCGCATAA
- the rpsI gene encoding 30S ribosomal protein S9, with amino-acid sequence MAELNSLADLGTAAASTQAAAPVHVQKLDAKGRAYATGKRKDAVARVWIKPGSGKIIVNEKEYGKYFARPVLQMILQQPIVASNRAGQYDIIATVAGGGLSGQAGAVRHGISKALTYFEPALRGVLKKGGFLTRDSRVVERKKYGKAKARRSFQFSKR; translated from the coding sequence ATGGCTGAGCTCAACTCGCTCGCAGATCTCGGTACTGCCGCCGCATCGACGCAGGCAGCTGCACCGGTTCATGTCCAGAAGCTTGATGCCAAAGGCCGTGCCTATGCAACCGGCAAGCGTAAAGATGCGGTTGCCCGCGTCTGGATCAAGCCAGGTTCCGGCAAGATCATCGTCAACGAAAAGGAATACGGCAAGTATTTTGCCCGTCCGGTTCTCCAGATGATCCTGCAGCAGCCAATCGTTGCTAGCAACCGCGCTGGCCAGTACGACATCATCGCTACCGTTGCTGGTGGTGGTCTGTCCGGTCAGGCCGGTGCCGTTCGTCATGGCATTTCCAAGGCTCTCACCTACTTCGAACCTGCCCTGCGCGGCGTTCTGAAGAAGGGTGGTTTCCTTACACGCGACAGCCGCGTTGTTGAACGTAAGAAGTACGGCAAGGCGAAGGCCCGTCGTTCCTTCCAGTTCTCGAAGCGCTAA
- the speB gene encoding agmatinase gives MPSKTIDHAFTARTLTSAASDPTHAGALSFMRRRYTKNLNGAEVVVWGIPFDAAVSNRPGARFGPQAIRRASAIFDNDPQYPFQRDLFEDLAVIDYGDCLLDYGNHQKTPATIEREAAKIIKSGAFLLSMGGDHFVTWPILKAHAAKHGPVALVQFDAHQDTWYDDGKRIDHGSFVGRAARDGVIDPAHSIQVGIRTHAPDDCGLQIVYGYEVEEMSAAEIAKAIIKRTAGKPVYLTFDIDCLDPAFAPGTGTPVAGGPSSAKILSVLRHLTELNIVGADVVEVAPAYDHADVTAIAGATIAMYYLGILAEKKAKR, from the coding sequence ATGCCATCGAAGACCATTGATCACGCCTTCACCGCACGGACATTGACCAGCGCAGCGAGCGATCCCACGCATGCGGGGGCGCTGTCATTCATGCGCCGGCGCTACACCAAGAATCTCAACGGTGCGGAAGTGGTTGTCTGGGGCATTCCTTTCGATGCGGCTGTTTCCAACCGACCGGGTGCGCGGTTTGGCCCGCAGGCGATCCGGCGGGCATCGGCAATTTTTGACAATGATCCGCAATATCCGTTCCAGCGCGATCTGTTTGAAGACCTCGCCGTGATTGATTATGGCGATTGCCTGCTTGACTATGGCAATCACCAGAAAACCCCTGCAACGATTGAGCGGGAAGCAGCTAAAATCATCAAATCAGGTGCATTCCTGCTCTCCATGGGCGGCGATCACTTTGTAACATGGCCTATTCTGAAAGCGCACGCGGCCAAGCATGGTCCGGTTGCACTGGTGCAGTTCGATGCACATCAGGACACATGGTATGATGACGGCAAGCGCATCGATCACGGCTCATTTGTCGGGCGGGCGGCGCGCGACGGCGTTATCGATCCTGCCCATTCGATTCAGGTGGGTATCCGCACCCATGCGCCAGATGATTGCGGCTTGCAGATCGTTTATGGCTATGAAGTGGAAGAAATGTCTGCCGCCGAAATTGCCAAGGCGATCATCAAACGCACCGCGGGCAAGCCTGTCTATCTCACCTTTGACATTGATTGCCTTGATCCGGCATTTGCTCCCGGAACTGGTACCCCGGTTGCCGGTGGTCCATCCTCGGCTAAAATCCTTTCCGTGCTACGGCATCTGACAGAACTCAACATTGTCGGAGCCGACGTGGTTGAAGTCGCACCTGCTTATGACCATGCGGATGTAACGGCAATCGCGGGTGCCACAATAGCGATGTACTATCTTGGTATTCTTGCGGAGAAAAAAGCCAAGCGATGA
- the argC gene encoding N-acetyl-gamma-glutamyl-phosphate reductase: protein MKPKIFIDGEHGTTGLQIRTRLAGRHDLEVLSIPEAERRNKDLRADFLKGADVAILCLPDDASKEAVSILEGHNSTRIIDTSTAHRIHPDWAYGFAELDRAQRQKIADARLVANPGCYPTGAISLVRPLRDAGILPGDYPLTVNAVSGYTGGGKQMIAQMEDPANPDHISANNFLYGLPLKHKHVPELQTHGHLERRPIFSPSVGRFAQGMIVQVPLFTGDLNGNASLETIHAALQAHYDGQNIVQVVPLAESAVLARIDAEELRDTDIMKLFVLGTPGQGEVNLVAVLDNLGKGASGAAVQNLDLMLNNG from the coding sequence ATGAAACCGAAAATCTTTATCGACGGCGAACACGGCACCACGGGACTACAAATCCGGACGCGGCTTGCGGGCCGTCATGATCTTGAAGTGCTGTCCATTCCGGAAGCTGAGCGGCGCAACAAGGATCTGCGCGCCGATTTCCTGAAGGGCGCTGATGTGGCCATTCTCTGCCTGCCTGATGATGCATCAAAGGAAGCTGTGTCTATTCTTGAAGGGCATAACTCCACGCGCATTATCGATACATCAACGGCGCACCGGATTCACCCGGATTGGGCCTATGGCTTTGCTGAACTTGATCGCGCCCAGCGGCAGAAGATTGCCGATGCGCGGCTGGTCGCCAATCCCGGCTGCTATCCGACCGGTGCGATTTCGCTGGTTCGTCCCTTGCGCGATGCGGGTATTCTCCCCGGCGATTACCCACTCACCGTTAATGCGGTGTCCGGCTATACTGGCGGCGGCAAGCAGATGATCGCGCAGATGGAAGACCCTGCTAATCCTGATCATATCAGCGCCAACAACTTCCTTTACGGCCTGCCGCTCAAACACAAGCACGTACCCGAGTTGCAGACCCATGGTCATCTCGAACGGCGTCCGATTTTCAGCCCCAGTGTTGGCCGCTTTGCGCAGGGTATGATCGTTCAGGTCCCGTTATTCACCGGTGATCTCAACGGCAATGCCTCGCTTGAAACCATCCACGCTGCCTTGCAAGCACATTATGACGGCCAGAACATTGTTCAGGTCGTGCCGCTGGCGGAAAGTGCAGTATTGGCAAGGATCGACGCGGAGGAACTGCGCGATACAGACATCATGAAGCTGTTCGTGCTGGGCACGCCGGGTCAGGGAGAGGTCAATCTCGTCGCTGTGCTCGACAATCTCGGCAAGGGCGCCTCGGGTGCGGCGGTGCAAAATCTGGACCTCATGCTGAACAATGGCTGA
- a CDS encoding aminoglycoside phosphotransferase family protein has translation MADRIPEIFPTEWQVSSPELIVETHTSRIIKVRLDNGTPAIVKALNATGVQEELRGVHYLDWHDGKGAIRVLAEKDNLLLLEYAGSRTLLDHLDEHGDDAATAIAVDVMLKLLNNSGNNRPFAPDLRPLREQFASLFLKAAIDQQNATDSLFVEAAKVVDHLLDTPLDVQPLHGDIHHENILLGDRGWLVIDPKGLLGDPMYDAANMFYNPLERQDLRASEQRIATMALTFSRAFNRDIRTILNYAMSHACLSASWHTEDKNFDEAERSLAVAKAVQRVRASLD, from the coding sequence ATGGCTGATCGCATTCCGGAGATTTTTCCTACGGAATGGCAGGTCTCCTCGCCTGAATTGATCGTTGAAACCCATACCAGCCGCATCATCAAGGTGCGGCTGGACAATGGTACGCCCGCTATCGTCAAGGCGCTCAATGCAACCGGCGTGCAGGAAGAACTGCGCGGCGTGCATTATCTCGACTGGCACGATGGCAAGGGAGCCATCCGTGTGCTGGCAGAGAAGGACAATCTGCTGCTACTCGAATATGCCGGCAGCCGCACCCTGCTCGACCATCTCGATGAACATGGCGATGATGCCGCCACGGCTATCGCGGTTGATGTGATGTTGAAGCTTTTGAACAATAGCGGCAACAACAGACCCTTTGCACCGGACCTGCGCCCGCTGCGCGAACAGTTTGCCAGCCTGTTCCTGAAAGCGGCTATTGATCAGCAGAATGCCACAGACAGTCTTTTTGTCGAAGCGGCGAAGGTGGTTGACCATCTGCTCGATACCCCCCTGGATGTTCAGCCACTGCATGGCGATATCCATCATGAGAACATTCTGCTGGGAGATCGCGGCTGGCTGGTCATCGATCCCAAGGGGCTTCTGGGCGACCCGATGTATGACGCGGCCAATATGTTCTACAATCCGTTGGAGCGGCAGGATTTGCGCGCCAGTGAGCAGCGCATTGCCACGATGGCGCTTACCTTCTCCCGCGCATTCAACCGGGATATCCGCACCATCCTCAATTATGCGATGAGCCACGCCTGTCTGTCGGCGTCGTGGCACACGGAAGATAAAAATTTCGACGAAGCAGAACGAAGCCTTGCCGTGGCAAAAGCGGTACAGCGCGTGCGGGCATCACTGGATTGA
- the arsK gene encoding arsenite efflux MFS transporter ArsK: MILSARRSTAAVTGLAVTQIVSYGTLYYSFSILEPAMAQEFGQSREWLYAAFSGTLLIGGIVSPWSGRWADRFGAGRVMTFGSLAATLSLVLCVLSQNWLWFAPALVTTGMATPFILYNTAFAVLVQIDPQMASRRITYLTLIAGFSSTLFWPLATRLLTVFTWREIYLFYAGLQFFICFPIHFWLSQMTRRSPKLHGEISQEPTDAVSGLLPLESRRSALLLIMAGFSLASFSLSAMLVHLVPVLAAVGVGTSAVLVGAIFGPSQFAARLVNMVFGNKLSAMSIAVLSTALIPLSFMMLIAPEPMPLVVGAVLFAMLFGMGSGLNSIVQGTLPLALFGHQGYGEILGKITSARLIVSSSAPFIFAFIMEKLGPTLALSVAAMVGILGVLTFVTVAGLVRRSIQ; the protein is encoded by the coding sequence ATGATCCTAAGTGCGAGACGCTCCACGGCCGCTGTGACAGGTCTGGCAGTCACGCAGATCGTCAGCTACGGCACACTCTATTACAGCTTCAGCATCCTTGAACCCGCTATGGCGCAGGAATTCGGCCAATCGCGTGAATGGCTCTATGCGGCATTCTCCGGAACGCTTCTGATTGGCGGTATCGTCTCCCCATGGTCAGGCCGCTGGGCTGACAGGTTCGGGGCAGGGCGGGTGATGACATTCGGTTCGCTCGCCGCCACCTTGTCACTGGTTCTTTGTGTTCTGTCGCAGAATTGGCTCTGGTTTGCTCCGGCTCTTGTGACAACCGGTATGGCAACGCCGTTCATTCTTTATAACACTGCCTTCGCGGTTCTTGTGCAGATCGATCCGCAGATGGCTTCACGCCGCATTACCTATCTGACGCTGATCGCGGGGTTTTCCTCAACCTTGTTCTGGCCGCTGGCCACCCGTTTGCTGACCGTTTTTACGTGGCGCGAAATTTATCTGTTCTATGCGGGCCTACAGTTTTTCATCTGCTTTCCTATCCATTTCTGGTTGTCACAGATGACACGGCGTTCGCCAAAACTGCATGGGGAAATCTCTCAGGAACCAACTGATGCCGTCAGTGGGCTATTGCCGCTTGAAAGCAGACGTTCGGCGCTGCTGCTCATCATGGCCGGGTTTTCGCTCGCAAGCTTTTCGCTTTCAGCCATGCTTGTGCATCTCGTACCCGTGCTTGCTGCTGTTGGCGTTGGCACGTCGGCCGTGCTTGTCGGTGCCATTTTTGGCCCGTCGCAATTTGCTGCGCGTCTCGTGAATATGGTTTTCGGCAACAAGCTTTCTGCCATGTCGATTGCAGTTTTGTCGACCGCGTTAATTCCCCTGTCATTCATGATGCTCATTGCCCCGGAACCCATGCCGCTTGTTGTCGGCGCGGTGCTGTTCGCCATGCTGTTTGGTATGGGATCAGGCCTCAACAGCATTGTGCAGGGCACATTGCCACTCGCCCTGTTTGGTCATCAGGGCTATGGCGAGATTCTCGGAAAGATCACCTCGGCACGGCTGATCGTTTCATCATCCGCACCATTCATTTTCGCATTCATCATGGAAAAACTGGGACCCACGCTGGCTTTGTCAGTTGCAGCAATGGTCGGCATTCTTGGGGTTCTTACTTTTGTGACAGTGGCAGGACTGGTCAGGCGCTCAATCCAGTGA
- a CDS encoding COX15/CtaA family protein, producing MAAHTMSEGAVSSARDREARNRRMIRIWLYLVLIVLATIVLVGGATRMTGSGLSITEWKPIHGIIPPLSHEQWLEEFDKYKLIPQYEQLNKGMSLGEFQRIFWWEWSHRFLARGVGFLVAIPLAFFWLTGRLERLLQPRMIGILALGGLQGAVGWWMVASGLSGRVDVSQYRLATHLTLACIIFAAVMYVARGLAVYSERPADRSTQRLAGWLVLFVFIQIYLGALVAGLDAGLSYNTWPLMDGAVIPGDMFPIQPIWHNFFENPKLVQFVHRCFAYFVLLAALWQAFATVRRLPGTTHARRAIFMVVLVLLQAAIGITTLLMQVPMSLGLLHQGFAIVILGFAVAHWRATKGAYPSEAKIGAGYGV from the coding sequence ATGGCTGCCCACACCATGTCCGAAGGCGCTGTGTCCTCCGCCCGGGATCGCGAAGCCCGCAACCGCAGAATGATCCGCATCTGGCTTTATCTCGTGCTGATAGTGCTCGCGACGATTGTATTGGTTGGTGGCGCGACACGCATGACTGGTTCAGGCCTTTCAATAACCGAATGGAAGCCAATCCATGGCATTATTCCGCCACTGAGCCATGAGCAGTGGCTTGAGGAGTTCGACAAATACAAGCTTATTCCTCAGTATGAGCAACTCAACAAGGGCATGAGTCTGGGTGAATTCCAGCGTATTTTCTGGTGGGAGTGGTCCCACCGCTTTCTGGCGCGGGGTGTCGGCTTTCTTGTGGCCATTCCGCTTGCCTTTTTCTGGCTCACGGGTCGGCTTGAGCGGCTGTTGCAACCTCGGATGATCGGCATTCTGGCGCTTGGTGGCCTGCAGGGTGCTGTCGGCTGGTGGATGGTAGCCTCCGGCTTGAGTGGCCGCGTGGATGTCAGTCAGTACCGTCTGGCAACCCATCTGACGCTCGCCTGCATCATCTTTGCCGCTGTGATGTATGTGGCGCGCGGTCTGGCTGTCTATTCCGAACGACCCGCCGACAGGAGCACGCAACGGCTTGCCGGGTGGTTGGTGCTGTTTGTCTTTATCCAGATTTATCTTGGGGCACTCGTCGCCGGTCTCGATGCCGGGCTTTCCTACAATACATGGCCGTTGATGGATGGGGCAGTCATTCCCGGCGACATGTTCCCGATCCAGCCGATCTGGCACAATTTCTTTGAAAATCCGAAGCTCGTGCAATTTGTCCATCGCTGCTTTGCCTATTTTGTACTGCTTGCCGCACTCTGGCAGGCATTTGCCACAGTGCGCCGCTTGCCCGGCACCACCCACGCGCGGCGAGCCATATTCATGGTTGTTCTGGTGCTGCTGCAGGCCGCCATCGGCATTACCACGCTATTGATGCAGGTGCCGATGAGCCTTGGCCTTTTGCATCAGGGATTTGCCATTGTGATTCTCGGCTTTGCCGTGGCTCACTGGCGCGCCACCAAGGGTGCGTATCCTTCGGAAGCAAAAATCGGTGCTGGTTACGGCGTGTAA
- a CDS encoding DUF2842 domain-containing protein: MPVRLKKLIGTVLLVTLVCVYAIVATIFAVALLANASPWIHLIYFLGTGLLWVIPAMFIISWMEKPPKKKA; this comes from the coding sequence ATGCCTGTACGGCTCAAGAAACTTATCGGAACCGTCCTGCTGGTCACTCTGGTTTGCGTCTACGCCATTGTCGCGACGATTTTTGCGGTGGCACTGCTTGCCAATGCCAGCCCATGGATTCACCTGATTTATTTTCTTGGAACCGGCCTGCTCTGGGTTATTCCGGCCATGTTCATCATCAGCTGGATGGAAAAACCGCCAAAGAAGAAAGCCTGA
- a CDS encoding polysaccharide deacetylase family protein, whose translation MRLAWHTGFASTARDHFGGLGSVIMLHRVRPDCISPLGVTRSLSITPAFLEQIIVSLKAEGTEFISMDEVVERVKAGRRPDRRFVAVTLDDGYNDNFYHAYPVFQKYSVPFTVYVAPGFIEGATVLWWEVVESLVAKADFVRIPGGPEWRCGTLFQKRSAFHALMRYFSYTLTEIEQMPVLRELCEAEGIVCGVPQDRDVMSWSELRQINSDPLCTIGGHTVHHYNLKKLTSGMVAQEMRLSADMIEDRLGARPQHFAFPYGSAKAAGKREAEIAAAEGFQSAVTTRHGTIHVEHSNNLHALPRISINGRFQKLVYAQTMMSGVTTPIANAGRRVIQA comes from the coding sequence ATGCGACTCGCCTGGCATACGGGTTTTGCATCAACTGCGCGCGACCATTTTGGCGGATTGGGGTCTGTCATCATGCTGCATCGGGTGCGCCCCGATTGTATCAGCCCCTTGGGTGTCACCCGTTCTTTGTCCATCACACCAGCCTTTCTCGAACAGATCATCGTCTCATTGAAAGCCGAAGGCACTGAATTTATTTCGATGGATGAGGTGGTTGAACGCGTGAAAGCGGGAAGGCGGCCTGACCGGCGCTTTGTCGCCGTGACGCTTGATGATGGCTACAATGATAATTTTTACCATGCCTATCCGGTCTTCCAGAAGTATTCAGTGCCTTTCACCGTCTATGTAGCGCCGGGATTTATCGAGGGCGCTACTGTTCTGTGGTGGGAAGTGGTGGAAAGTCTCGTGGCCAAGGCGGACTTTGTGAGGATTCCGGGTGGCCCGGAATGGCGATGCGGTACGCTCTTCCAGAAAAGATCAGCATTTCATGCGCTTATGCGGTATTTCTCATATACGCTGACCGAAATCGAGCAGATGCCGGTTCTGCGTGAACTGTGTGAAGCCGAAGGGATAGTGTGCGGTGTGCCGCAGGATCGCGACGTCATGAGTTGGAGCGAGCTGCGCCAGATAAACAGCGATCCGCTGTGTACGATTGGGGGCCATACGGTTCACCACTACAATCTGAAAAAGCTGACATCAGGAATGGTAGCGCAGGAAATGCGCCTGTCAGCCGATATGATCGAAGACAGGCTTGGGGCGCGTCCGCAGCATTTTGCCTTTCCCTATGGTTCAGCCAAGGCGGCGGGCAAGCGCGAGGCGGAAATTGCCGCAGCTGAGGGTTTTCAGTCAGCGGTGACGACCCGGCATGGCACCATTCACGTCGAACACAGCAACAATCTGCATGCTTTGCCGCGAATCTCTATCAATGGCCGTTTTCAGAAGCTGGTCTATGCCCAGACGATGATGAGCGGGGTCACGACGCCGATCGCCAATGCGGGAAGACGCGTCATACAGGCCTGA
- a CDS encoding GNAT family N-acetyltransferase: MTRPRLDAKIIAEPGDTAELWQSLPETHVFGPAQTSDWFSLWQSNVNRDCLLACLYAGETAVFVLPLEINQIGPCRIAAYPGGPHANCNFPGVSPAHQITTDDLKRLFDALHRVRADIDLISLERQLPTLDGYENPILRLPSRENANISLAITLDRNFQTVLERHNAKRKWKKYRNTVRKFEEAGGYRIVTATTSGETDAMLENYLTNKAVKFAKSGIRNTFEPQTIQSFFKELFARHAGKANPLFQLKALEVAGQYRSVLGKSWAKSQTFIDFIGITEDELNNASPGEFLFFEDIRDSCQTNLSVYSFGVGDEPYKRSWCDLETAVYDTQISLTGRGKAYAGYLVTRGKLVRGIKKNERLWTAVKKMRSRLLGRN, encoded by the coding sequence ATGACTCGTCCACGACTCGATGCAAAAATCATTGCTGAACCCGGCGACACAGCGGAGTTGTGGCAATCACTTCCCGAAACCCATGTGTTCGGTCCGGCCCAAACATCTGACTGGTTTTCGCTATGGCAATCCAATGTCAATCGCGACTGCCTTCTTGCCTGCCTATATGCGGGAGAAACAGCCGTCTTCGTTCTGCCGCTGGAGATCAACCAGATTGGACCGTGCCGGATTGCCGCCTATCCCGGCGGCCCGCATGCCAATTGCAACTTTCCGGGTGTTTCTCCCGCGCATCAGATCACAACTGATGATCTGAAACGCCTGTTCGATGCCTTGCATCGGGTGCGGGCCGATATCGACCTCATATCGCTGGAACGGCAACTTCCAACATTGGATGGTTATGAAAACCCGATTCTGCGGCTTCCAAGCCGGGAAAATGCCAATATCAGTCTCGCCATCACGCTTGACCGGAATTTTCAGACGGTTCTCGAGCGCCATAACGCCAAGCGGAAATGGAAAAAATACCGCAATACTGTTCGCAAGTTTGAAGAGGCGGGCGGATACCGGATCGTCACCGCCACAACCTCAGGCGAAACCGATGCCATGCTTGAGAACTACCTTACAAACAAGGCGGTAAAATTTGCAAAATCCGGCATCAGGAATACTTTTGAACCACAGACAATCCAGAGTTTCTTCAAAGAGCTTTTTGCGCGGCATGCCGGGAAGGCAAATCCGTTGTTCCAGCTCAAGGCGCTTGAGGTTGCCGGGCAATATCGCTCCGTGCTTGGCAAATCCTGGGCAAAAAGCCAGACTTTCATCGATTTTATCGGCATTACTGAAGACGAGTTGAACAATGCCAGTCCCGGCGAATTCCTGTTCTTTGAAGATATCAGGGACAGCTGCCAAACCAACCTGTCGGTTTACAGTTTTGGCGTTGGCGACGAGCCCTACAAGCGCAGCTGGTGCGATCTTGAAACAGCTGTTTATGACACGCAGATCAGCCTGACAGGCAGAGGCAAAGCCTATGCGGGATATCTCGTCACGCGCGGGAAACTCGTGCGCGGCATCAAGAAGAATGAGCGCCTCTGGACGGCAGTGAAGAAAATGCGGTCCCGATTGTTGGGGCGTAATTAG